Proteins from a genomic interval of Rhodothermus marinus:
- a CDS encoding PAS domain S-box protein yields the protein MEVREASALNHEALYRALFQATRDAVLIADAETGRILDANPAAERLFGYERALLCQVYLDELCPAELAASYRKKFREAIESGTLQTRKLIVQHADDSWIPVALSARVVEVSGRKLLQCVLHDLRDLQRLSETEAFYRTLFETNLVGIYLLQDGRISMVNPRGAAIFDYTPEELVGLPVTVVIAEKDRPLVVENIRRRVVGEEKAVRYRFRGRRKNGGQVWVEVWGQSFIYKGRPAILGTVLDIDEQVRAIEKLKQSEARYRRLFEHSVAGFYRTTVDGRILRVNPALARMLGYDDPSELEGRPASILYVEEADRTRFLEALRREGRLVNYEVRLRRKDGRVLWGLENALLVQEPDGTECIEGTLIDVTELLEQRRRYLGLYEHTEDAIFWIRVTDDGRFLVEATNPSHQRKTGLTPEMLWNRPLNEILPPDIVAHVTGNYRRCLEAGHPIEYEETLDLPAGRRTWLTQLVPVPDPDGRIRLIAGIARDITELRRLQALLEEEGLFLEQLVSGASRKRLCERLCRVAERFIEGARASVWMYDEGRLHLCAAPELPESFWALFDGQLIGSNQGSLGAAAFSRRPVWVADIENDPRWGAFREQALAQGLRACWAVPFFGRKGELLGVLGLCFDRVRSPSPDEQAVVARLAHLAGVGMAKVKLQEERERLARVVAQITEGVALTDTMGNVVWVNEAFTRLTGYRPDEVLRKNIEHLLHGPETDRDTLRRMRLRLLRGRPARARLYHYRKDGSGFWDEVHIDLLYDEHGQHIGYIGLMADVTELVEAERQLKEAKERAEEASRLKSAFLANMSHEIRTPITAILGFAELLDEELEARQQEDLREFTNIIDRSARRLLMLLNDILDLSKIEANRLELKLHPTDVVDVARQAVQLMQPLAEEKGLKLELHAEENLMARADPNRLHQVLVNLLSNAIKFTDEGYVRVELGRKKGRIRLVVEDTGCGISPEFLPHLFEPFRQEHEGLEQKHQGVGLGLAIVKRLIDLMGGQITVQSEPGKGTRFEILLPFADEQQG from the coding sequence ATGGAAGTGCGCGAGGCGTCGGCGCTAAATCACGAAGCTCTTTACCGCGCCCTTTTCCAAGCGACTCGAGACGCCGTTCTGATCGCAGACGCCGAAACAGGCCGGATTCTGGATGCCAACCCGGCGGCTGAGCGGCTTTTCGGCTACGAACGAGCGTTGCTGTGTCAGGTATATCTGGATGAGCTGTGTCCGGCTGAACTTGCCGCCTCCTATCGAAAAAAATTCCGTGAGGCCATTGAGAGCGGTACACTTCAGACACGTAAGCTGATCGTGCAACATGCCGACGACAGCTGGATCCCTGTCGCTCTCTCGGCCCGGGTCGTGGAAGTTAGTGGACGCAAACTGCTCCAGTGCGTTCTCCATGATCTACGTGATCTCCAACGTCTTTCTGAAACAGAGGCTTTTTATCGAACGCTTTTTGAAACCAATCTGGTTGGTATCTATCTCCTGCAAGATGGTCGTATTTCCATGGTAAACCCTCGAGGGGCCGCCATATTCGACTACACACCTGAGGAGCTTGTGGGATTACCTGTGACCGTAGTTATCGCAGAGAAAGATCGTCCGTTGGTGGTCGAAAACATCCGACGTCGCGTTGTTGGTGAAGAAAAAGCGGTTCGTTATCGGTTCCGAGGACGACGTAAAAATGGAGGTCAGGTCTGGGTAGAAGTCTGGGGACAGAGCTTTATCTATAAGGGGCGGCCGGCCATCCTGGGCACGGTGCTGGACATCGACGAGCAGGTACGGGCCATCGAGAAACTGAAACAGAGCGAGGCCCGCTACCGCCGTCTGTTCGAGCACAGCGTGGCCGGTTTCTATCGGACCACGGTGGACGGTCGAATCCTGCGCGTCAACCCGGCGCTGGCCCGCATGCTGGGCTACGACGATCCCTCCGAACTGGAAGGCCGTCCGGCCAGCATTCTTTACGTGGAAGAAGCTGATCGCACGCGCTTTCTGGAGGCGCTGCGCCGGGAGGGCCGACTCGTCAACTATGAGGTTCGGTTGCGCCGAAAGGACGGCCGCGTGCTCTGGGGACTGGAGAACGCGCTGCTGGTGCAGGAGCCGGACGGCACCGAGTGCATCGAGGGCACGTTGATCGACGTGACCGAGCTGCTGGAGCAGCGCCGGCGGTACCTGGGACTCTACGAACACACGGAAGACGCCATCTTCTGGATTCGCGTCACGGACGACGGCCGGTTTCTGGTGGAGGCGACCAACCCCTCACATCAGCGCAAGACCGGGCTCACGCCCGAAATGCTCTGGAACCGACCGCTGAACGAAATCCTGCCACCCGACATCGTGGCCCACGTAACGGGCAACTACCGGCGCTGCCTGGAAGCCGGCCATCCCATCGAGTACGAGGAGACGCTGGATCTGCCGGCCGGCCGCCGTACCTGGCTGACGCAGCTTGTGCCCGTTCCCGATCCGGACGGCCGCATTCGGCTCATCGCTGGCATCGCCCGCGACATCACCGAGCTGCGGCGGTTGCAGGCGCTGCTGGAGGAGGAGGGGCTGTTTCTGGAACAGCTCGTCTCCGGTGCCTCCCGTAAGAGGCTCTGTGAGCGGCTCTGCCGGGTGGCCGAGCGCTTCATTGAGGGTGCCCGCGCTTCGGTCTGGATGTACGACGAAGGGCGGCTCCACCTGTGCGCCGCACCGGAGCTTCCTGAATCGTTTTGGGCACTCTTCGACGGCCAGCTCATCGGCTCCAACCAGGGATCGCTGGGCGCGGCCGCCTTCAGCCGTCGGCCGGTCTGGGTTGCCGACATTGAAAACGATCCGCGCTGGGGAGCCTTTCGGGAGCAGGCGCTGGCGCAGGGCCTTCGTGCCTGCTGGGCCGTGCCCTTCTTCGGGCGCAAGGGTGAGCTGCTGGGCGTGCTGGGTCTTTGCTTCGACCGGGTGCGCAGTCCCTCGCCTGATGAGCAGGCCGTCGTGGCCCGGCTGGCCCACCTGGCCGGCGTGGGCATGGCCAAGGTAAAGCTCCAGGAAGAACGGGAGCGGCTGGCCCGCGTGGTGGCACAGATCACCGAAGGCGTGGCCCTCACCGACACGATGGGCAACGTGGTGTGGGTCAACGAGGCCTTCACGCGCCTGACCGGCTACCGACCCGACGAGGTGCTGAGGAAGAATATCGAGCACCTGCTGCACGGCCCGGAAACCGACCGCGACACGCTCCGGCGTATGCGGCTGCGCCTGCTGCGCGGACGGCCGGCACGTGCCCGGCTGTATCACTACCGCAAAGATGGCTCGGGCTTCTGGGACGAGGTGCACATCGACCTGCTCTATGATGAACACGGGCAGCACATCGGCTACATCGGCCTGATGGCCGACGTGACGGAACTGGTGGAAGCCGAGCGGCAACTGAAGGAAGCCAAAGAACGCGCTGAAGAGGCCAGCCGTCTGAAATCGGCCTTTCTGGCCAACATGAGCCACGAGATCCGCACGCCGATCACCGCCATTCTGGGCTTTGCTGAGCTGCTTGACGAAGAGCTGGAGGCCCGCCAGCAGGAAGACCTGCGCGAATTTACGAACATTATTGACCGCTCGGCGCGGCGGCTACTGATGCTGCTCAACGACATCCTGGACCTGAGCAAGATCGAAGCCAACCGACTGGAGCTCAAGCTGCACCCCACCGATGTGGTGGACGTGGCCCGTCAGGCCGTGCAACTCATGCAGCCCCTGGCCGAGGAGAAGGGGCTGAAGCTGGAACTACACGCCGAGGAAAACCTGATGGCCCGGGCTGATCCGAACCGGCTGCATCAGGTGCTGGTCAATCTGCTCTCGAACGCCATCAAGTTCACCGACGAAGGCTACGTGCGCGTCGAGCTCGGCCGAAAGAAGGGAAGGATCCGGCTGGTTGTGGAAGATACCGGCTGCGGCATCAGCCCGGAATTTCTCCCGCATCTGTTCGAGCCGTTCCGGCAGGAGCACGAAGGGCTGGAGCAGAAACACCAGGGGGTGGGTCTGGGCCTGGCCATCGTCAAGCGCCTGATCGACCTGATGGGCGGCCAGATCACGGTGCAGTCCGAACCCGGCAAAGGGACGCGCTTCGAAATCCTGCTACCGTTTGCCGACGAGCAGCAGGGCTGA